aatcatgcaTCCATAATATATACTTTTTTGATCACAAAAAAGAGTTGTACATGACCCTTATGTACAAAAAATCATCTCTCACTTGTTATctattattatcatatatttattctCTTTTATCTTATAAGGCTCATACGTTCTATTAGTCCATTTAAATCACTTTTAACTTAAAACATTTAGAGGCATAcctaatagcatttttttttctcttgtgatTGCAAGATTTTCAACTACGAGCACATTTGATTTGACGAAACTTCAATTTTTCCACCATTGAACCAAGTTAATAGTCTAATCATTAATTAGGGGTTCTGTACACCATcaaaatcttttctttctttctttctttgttttttctgtAAAAACTAGCAGGCACTAATTAACTTACATGAACCAATTAAGTACTGATGAATAACGCTGCATGCATTAATAGCAGAGAATTGCGATGCCCTCTTCGGCTGACTTTGTGTGGAGGCCATCAGAGAGCGCAACAGCAGTGCTGCAATCGCCATCTCATTGGCTGCCATGTTCAAAGGAAAATTATCAAGAAGATAGGACTGGATATTcctatgatatatatatttatatataagacaATTCTTTATTTTATGGATCAGGCAAGTGTAACCTAATTCTTGATATTAGGTTCTCGGCCACGGGTTCAAGCATAATGGGACAACTGGCCTCATAATtattgggcttgggcttggtcCAGTTTTGTTAGTACGGCCCAGTGTCAATTGAGAAAGTTGGCCTTTGTCCTTGTAGAACAAGGAAACCGTAATCCTACGATGTTTTCTTCTGCTCTAACAAATGAAGGGCTCTCtggattttggatttggtaaggaaaaagaaagcaaaacgAAATTATGCTCCGACAAATACTGCTGTTAGTTAACAGTAGGGAAAGTGAAGGGCTATTACAAAAGTGAAGTAAagtttgtgttatttttaaaaatataaaagtattatGTGCAACATAGGTAAATTTCAAGGATAGTTtgtaaaatttatccaaattaTAAGGGGTGtaaatgtaatttacccttttcttttaaACTCACACCTGCTGTCTAAGTCTTATTGTGTTGAAGTGTGAATATTATTTCTTTatgaaataaaagtaaaattacatataaaaataatcctCATTTACTCTTATACATGAACAAGTCTTGTGCAGTAAAATACTGTTTTGTTGCAATATTAAGGCTAAATCTCaccaaaagaaattaattacataaattttaattgtcaattattttttatttaaaatcatctttttgtcaaataaataaataaatatcctttaaaaaaaaaagccccATTAAAGTCTCAGCTCaagtttattaaaaaaaataaactaactacTATTTAGTAAAGTAAACCTAAAGTCTCATTTTGTTTATCCTTTTGTTCTTATAaacaaatagagaaagaaaatacTTTGAGATCTTGATCGTGATCCTCTCATCTCATTCCActtaacaaatttaatatataagtacagaagaaatttttttatttttaaattcctaaaaataaaaaaagattgtACTCCACATCTACATGGCATTGAGGCAACAGTGCAGCGAACTATTATAGAGACCACATGCACCTTAGTTTAGCTTCTGATTAAACAGCCTTACAAGCAAGCTAGAGAGACCTAATAATTAGTCCATTCAACATTAGAAAAAAAACCAACCCACTAAAATAATAACCAGCAAAAAGAGGGAAGAATGAAGAAGGCTTGGTTGGaaagcaagggagagagagcCTTTTATGGGTCCCACTGCACAGGACCTTTTCCCATGTGAGAAAggattttcaattcaattccaAGCCATCCTTCTCACCCCCACCGCCCTAAatgaatggaaaaagaaaagaaaaaaaaaaaaaaaaagaaagaaagaagatctCAATTTGAGGCCGACGGAGGCCCAGTAGCCACCCCAAAGGTTGGTGGGTTGAATTTAGAATATGAAGGTGGGAACATCAAAGGGCTGTCAACTTTCCAGGTGTCCCCCCAGTGGGGCCCACTTCTCTTCTTCACTATCAGATCAGGAAGGAAAGATGATGCCCCTTCCCCTTTCCTTTTCTCGTGTTTTTTTACTTACCAATAGAATCACCAGCTGATCCCCTTTTGACTTCTTAAAGAATGCCCAAGCCTCCCTCATTGGCTTCAGCAACTCAGCTATTTCTATGGGGAACTAACTGGTAGTAGCAATGTAAAGGAAAGCATTGTCAAAACATGACAATTGAGTACTTTTGAAATGAAAACAGTTCTTCAAAATCAAGTTGTCTACTCTACCGTGTCCAATCTCTCAGAAATACACATGCGTGTTCAACCAATTAATAACAATCTGAAAACGTACAAGTCATCAAATGAGGAAGTTGCTGTGAGCCCTGGGATGGCCAGCTGTAAGCAGCCTCACTGAATAATAGAAGGATCATTTAAGATCATCCAGCAGGCACCTGTAATTCACGTTTCACAAGAATAGGAAAAATCAGATTGGATCTTAAAAAGAAGTAAGATTGAAAGGTAGAAATCATGGGGCAGTATAGGCAATTAGTGGGGCAAAATGGAGACATTTTATCTTAACAAAGGATCATCTTTAGTTCTATTGATTTAAGAGAAAGTAAAGGCAAAACCATGTAAAAGGACACACTCATAATTTTATAACCATTCAATCACAGCTAGTAATCCCCACTGTGCTTGGCAATGCCCAACATAATTAGCAACGCAATGGCCTTAACATAGCAAAGCAAAGGGTCCACCCATCAGATGGCTGAAATAAGAATCAATTGGAAGAACTATCCACTGCATCAACTGAACAAGAATTCCCCATATTGCCTCTGCGATGGAAACGCATCACTGGCTGACTTTAAGAATGATACAATGTTAGTATCTTGGGGCTTCTCTGGTGCCAAGTCGGCATCCTACAtggaatgataaaaaaaaaataggaaaactaGTAGAAAGATGACAGCAGGTGGGGGAGGGGGAGGCGGAGGGGGAGGTGAGGGGTGGCTGCCCTGCCTTTTCCTTTTGAGTTTACCACCACGTCCATTTCCTCTGCTTTTTATTTGCTTTGAAACATTCCTTTTCAACATTCTGTCTACTTTTTATTTCCTGCAAACCTCCACACCATCATTCCTTAATAGCACCACCATTCTCCTTAACGCCTCTCCCTGCCTCCTTCCATTGGCTTCTCTGTATCGCCCTTCTGCATCAGATGATCATATAGAATCACAATCATGGTAAGCTTTCTTCCCTATTCTGGGTATGTGTTCCTCATTTCCGGATGACTTTTCAATCTTTCCTCTCTAAGGAAACATCACATATCCTTTTCTGGTTTTTCCACAATCCAGGGAACTCCTGTAAACATCATAGTCGGATCACATGTGTGGGCAGAAGATCCTGAAGCCGCATGGATCGATGGTGAAGTAATAGAAATCAAAGGCACAAATGCCACCATAGTTACCACAAATGGAAGAACTGTAAGATACTCTTTATCATTCCTTCTCTTGGAAGCTGCCATATGCAACATGGTCAAACAATTAGGATCATATATTCATTCGTATTGCCATGATCACTAGAGCATAGGTATTAAAAATAACGTCCAAATTTATAGGCCCTGCGcataaccaaaaaatataaaaacatgaaattatTTAGTAGAGGTTATTAATAATGTCTATAAGATATATATTAGCACTACTGAAGGCCTTCTCTATGCCATTTTGATTGATCAATCAGAGGTCATAACGCTTGAATAAAATCTGTTCCTCCGGACACTTTatagtaatataaatatatgatagcATATTCAAATAGACAAccaatatttcatatataagATAATACCAATAAAACTGAAGACACAACCATTTTCATTAATCAGTGTCAGAAGCTATGGATTGTGATAAATTGCTATTCATAGAAGAAAAATCTAATGCCAGTAAAAGGTCCGTGGCTCTGTTCTACCTTTCAAGCTAGGGAAAATTCATAATGAAGTATTGAAAACCCTAGAAGAGACCTTGGCCCTGTATAATTCTTCAAAAATGTACTCATATTTCAATAGCTAATGATGGTAACGGTCCTTGTTATGCAGAAACTCTTCTCACAAGTATGAGAGGAATTTGAGCTGTACCGTCCCCTAGCTTTCACTGCTTCTTTTCCTAGGAGTAGTATATCCAACATTATATAGCAAAAAACTAAACACCCCAGCAATTTAACAACTTGAACATAATGCATCCAAACTAAGCAATACCACCATTGACATTTGCAGATAACTGCGGATATCTCAAGCGTATACCCAAAAGACACAGAAGCGCCACCAGCAGGGGTTGATGACATGACCAAGTTAGCTTACCTCCACGAGCCAGGAGTTCTTTGCAATCTCGCTTCCCGGTTTGCTCTCAATGAGATATATGTGAGTAATCTCAAGCCTACTGAAGACTGAATTTGCAGTAAAATTCTCTAGCAATGCAGTAAAAGCTTCATAATGCATATCTGGAAACAACTAGAAGACTGATAATCACTTCTGAAATAAACAGACTTACACCGGGAATATTCTAATAGCAGTCAATCCCTTCCGGAGACTGCCACACTTGTATGACATCCACATGATGGAACAATATAAAGGGGCTGCTTTTGGTGAGCTAAGTCCCCATCTTTTTGCTGTTGCAGATGCCTGTTACAGGTATACAAAAACTTGGATGAAACCAAATGGTCACAAATGACACCTGACTTCCATACAAACATAATCTAACAAAAagttttttatcatttaatgtCAGGGCAATGATAAATGAGCATGGAAGTCAATCCATCTTGGTGAGTGGAGAGAGTGGGGCTGGTAAGACAGAGACAACTAAGATGCTTATGAGATACCTTGCATTCATGGGTGGCAGATCTTGTACTGAAGGAAGAACAGTTGAACAACAAGTTTTGGAGGTGTGTGTAAAATTCAGTATTACTACATACACATTAAGTGATGGCACAAGATTTTAGTTAACTTACTTTTATCCTTCAGTCCAACCCAGTCTTGGAAGCATTTGGGAATGCCAAAACAGTGAAAAACAACAACTCCAGGTGCATTAGTTAGGGTGCTTGTTCTTCAAATGTATTCTGTTTCTAATTTCAATCTACTTCTATTATTTGActtacaagaaaatttatatggcTGAATGGCTGTACCAGTCGTTTTGGTAAATTTGTAGAGATCCAATTTGATAAGCACGGAAAGATCTCTGGTGCGGCAGTTCGGACATATCTTCTTGAGAGATCACGTGTTTGCCAAGTATCTGACCCAGAGCGGAATTATCATTGCTTTTACATGCTCTGTGCAGCACCAGCTGAGGTGATCCCACACGATCAAATTTGAATCAGCAGTCATATGAATGACCATAACTACATAAACATTGAACTGAAAGTATTATTTTTCAGGATGTCAAGAAATTCAAACTAGGAGATCCAAGGACATTTCACTATCTAAATCAAACTAATTGCTATGAAGTTGCAAATGTAGATGATGCAAGGGAATATCTGGAGACCAGAAATGCCATGGATGTGGTAGGAATCTGCCCGGAGGAGCAGGTGCGTGCCCCATATAAATGCAAATGATACAGAGAAACCTAATTAAAGTAGTCgttaacatattaaattttCCTCTTGTAGGATGCTATATTTCGTGTGGTAGCTGCAATACTCCATCTAGGAAACATAGAATTCATCAAAGGAAATGAGATGGATTCTTCAAAACTGAAAGATGAGAAATCATGCTATCATCTTCAAACAGCAGCAGAGCTACTCATGTCTGAACTCTAACCATCATGACCGTAGAAGCTACCGTTTGGCAGATTTTATTATCAATGTCATCTCTAATATGCTTTTATCCAGGTGTGACGAGAAGGCACTAGAAGACTCACTTTGCAAGCGTGTGATAGTAACTCCTGATGGAAACATTACAAAACCACTAGATCCTGCTTCAGCTGCCACAAGTCGGGATGCCCTAGCAAAGACAATATATTCCAGACTTTTTGATTGGCAAGCAATCAAACTCACATCTTTTAAGTGCACTTGCAATTTGATTCAAGGTATTTATTATGCTCAGCAAAACTTGATCTAGAATACTCATGTCTAAACTGTGGCAGGATTGTAGACAAGATAAACAATTCAATTGGCCAGGACCCTGATGCAAAGAGTATAATTGGAGTTCTTGATATTTATGGTTTTGAGAGTTTCAAGATCAACAGGTAAATAATAGTATGCTCCTTAATTTCTCAACATAAATCTCTTTACATCTCTACCTAAGGAGCTTGTCACATGCTTCATCTGGCAGTTTTGAGCAACTATGCATCAATCTAACAAATGAGAAGTTGCAACAGCATTTCAATCAGGTGAGGACAAGAATACATTTTTTGTATCTTTCAGTTACGTACGCTGCAATAAAagagtatatacatatatgtatgcaaGTAGATCAGTATGTATAGAAGTATTTATATTCGTATCTCCTACATTCTGCAATGCTCAATATGAAATTACATGGAAAAAGCATGTCTACAGCATGTATTCAAGATGGAGCAAGAGGAGTACACACGAGAGGAAATTGACTGGAGTTACGTAGAATTTGTGGATAATCAAGATGTTCTGGATCTTATTGAGAAGGTACTTACTGACAAATCCAATTTCCACACTACCTGACTACATTGGCATCACAGATGATGATTATTCATTTCTGTATGCAGAAACCAGGAGGTATAATTGCCCTTCTTGATGAAGCCTGGTATGTATTTTGCCTACTTGCAATATCATAATCATATCAATATGTTATTTTAACACATGTAGCATATTAATAAGTGAACGACATGATTTGAATGACCAACATGGTCAAAGTTTGAACCTTGAACTTAGTCAGTGTTGCCTACAGCAAAATAATATCTACATCCAGAAGAATTTTTGTCTATCGCTATCTTGTAAGGGGTGAAGAAAATACTTCCAGCACTCTCATGTCAATCCTACTTATATCTAACAGAAGacctaaaataatcaaaaacaGATATATGCATGGCACATGCTTAATTGACTTCCTTTGCAGTATGTTTCCCAAGTCAACCCATGAGACATTTGCACAAAAGATGTACCAGACATATAAGGGTCATAAACGGTTTAGCAAGCCAAAACTTGCTCGAACAGACTTCACAATTAACCATTATGCTGGCGATGTAAGCAACCCtgaaattcctttattttatttttatttttttttgttgctaagTCTAAAATTCCAAATTTGATCATCTAATAGCAGGTTATACTGACCACTTAATCAATGTAAAACTTTTGGTCCAATAGGTTGTTTACCAAGCTGATCAATTCCTCGATAAAAACAAGGATTATGTCGTAGCAGAACATCAAGCTCTATTAAATGCCTCCAAGTGCAGTTTTGTTGCAAATCTCTTTCCTCCATTACCAGAGGAAACATCTAAGCAGTCCAAGTTCTCATCTATTGGTACCCGCTTCAAGGTAACCCAAATTTCACAGCTTGAAGGAACTTTAACTTTGGGGACTCTTAAGACCTGACCAGTTCATACATCAAACTTTGAAATACAGCAACAACTCCAAGCTTTAATGGAAACCCTGAGCACAACGGAGCCCCACTACATCAGATGTGTGAAGCCGAATACAGTTTTAAAACCCGGAATCTTTGAGAACTACAATGTCTTGAATCAGTTAAGATGTGGGGTAAGTCGCTTCCCGATGCAACCTCACCTGGCATTCACTCTGGTCAATACTCTGATACTTCCTTTACAATAAAGTTCTTCCTGGAAAAAATTGTGGCAGGGTGTACTAGAGGCAATAAGGATAAGTTGTGCTGGATATCCAACAAAAAGAACATTCGACGAGTTCCTTGACCGCTTTGGGATGTTAGCTCCAGATGTTCTGGATGGGTACACGATAGCTACTTACTATTAACTTGTACAAAATGTTACCCTGATAGCTATATTTTAGGTTCAATTCAACACAATATCAAACATAGTTTCATTATCTTCCTCGGGAACTCCCACAGAAACATTATTAAGTACATATATTTCCTTTACGAGTAATAAGATATACACTGATGCAGCAATAACTCTGATTCCAACTGCTTTTTGTCTGCAGATCTGACGAGAAATCAGCATGCATTGCCATCTGTGACAGGATGGGCTTAAAGGGCTATCAGGTATGAACTTGAGAGCTATAAGCCTATGCCACATAATATATACGCCATCCAtgcaaatgaatttttaaacttttgcaAACTAATGCAAGAGTCTTTTCTACATAATATTCCATATTACAGATTGGGAAAACTAAGGTGTTTCTCAGAGCTGGACAAATGGCCGAGTTAGATGCTCGAAGAACTGAAGTTCTGGCTAATGCTGCAAGGCACATCCAAAGACAAATCCGTACATATCTCACCCGAAAAGAGTTCATCACCTTAAGAGGTGCTACAATTCATATGCAGAAACTCTGGAGAGGTaatctatttttcctaaattatATAATAGCATCATTGCTCACAATAATtaggaaaatagaaacaaacTGATAATCAAATTTCTGTAATGACACTATGTTTTCTATATTCTGTACTTTAAGTAAAATGAAGTAGTTAAGTATATGTCAGTTTGGCCCTACTGCCAGGCTTGGGATTGACTCAAAAAATTTTACATCCCAATCATAAGCAGATAACATAACAAAGGGATACTTGCATAATGCCAGATGCAgctaaataagaaattttatagGGAAGATCTGGAAATAACTAGTTTCCTTTTGCTACCTTGAACAGCACAACTTGCACGCAAGCTATATGAATATATGAGAAAGGAAGCTGCTTCAATCCGTGTACAGAAACATGTACGTGCTCACGCAGCAAGAAAATCTTACACAAACTCACAAGCATCAGCAATAGCAATTCAAACTGGATTACGAGCAATGACAGCTCGAAATGAGTACAGGCACAGAAGAAGAAACAAGGCCGCAACTTTAGTTCAGGTACTAAATTGGGTCCAATTGAGACATACGGGATTGATTCTTTAAACTAGAAATTTTGAAGATGAAGGAAAACAGAGAAAACTTCAATACTGGCAGTGATTTGTGATCATGAATCAATTCACAAGTTACAATATTTGGATTCTACAAAAGGCAACCTGCTGTAAGGAGAATCAAGAATTTTAggaagaaaccaaaaaaaattgaaggacGTGCAGAATTTGAGCTACAATGTCAGAATTCACTGACATGATGATGAATTAGGATAACATTaacataaaatacat
This window of the Diospyros lotus cultivar Yz01 chromosome 5, ASM1463336v1, whole genome shotgun sequence genome carries:
- the LOC127802060 gene encoding myosin-12 isoform X1; this encodes MGTPVNIIVGSHVWAEDPEAAWIDGEVIEIKGTNATIVTTNGRTITADISSVYPKDTEAPPAGVDDMTKLAYLHEPGVLCNLASRFALNEIYTYTGNILIAVNPFRRLPHLYDIHMMEQYKGAAFGELSPHLFAVADACYRAMINEHGSQSILVSGESGAGKTETTKMLMRYLAFMGGRSCTEGRTVEQQVLESNPVLEAFGNAKTVKNNNSSRFGKFVEIQFDKHGKISGAAVRTYLLERSRVCQVSDPERNYHCFYMLCAAPAEDVKKFKLGDPRTFHYLNQTNCYEVANVDDAREYLETRNAMDVVGICPEEQDAIFRVVAAILHLGNIEFIKGNEMDSSKLKDEKSCYHLQTAAELLMCDEKALEDSLCKRVIVTPDGNITKPLDPASAATSRDALAKTIYSRLFDWIVDKINNSIGQDPDAKSIIGVLDIYGFESFKINSFEQLCINLTNEKLQQHFNQHVFKMEQEEYTREEIDWSYVEFVDNQDVLDLIEKKPGGIIALLDEACMFPKSTHETFAQKMYQTYKGHKRFSKPKLARTDFTINHYAGDVVYQADQFLDKNKDYVVAEHQALLNASKCSFVANLFPPLPEETSKQSKFSSIGTRFKQQLQALMETLSTTEPHYIRCVKPNTVLKPGIFENYNVLNQLRCGGVLEAIRISCAGYPTKRTFDEFLDRFGMLAPDVLDGSDEKSACIAICDRMGLKGYQIGKTKVFLRAGQMAELDARRTEVLANAARHIQRQIRTYLTRKEFITLRGATIHMQKLWRAQLARKLYEYMRKEAASIRVQKHVRAHAARKSYTNSQASAIAIQTGLRAMTARNEYRHRRRNKAATLVQTQWRRYHALTAYKQHKKATLALQCLWRSRVARRELRKLRMEARETGALKEAKDKLEKRVEELTWRLEFEKHLRVDLEEAKGQEIAKLQSAFQDMQGKLDEAHAAIIREKEAAKLAIEQAPPVIKEVPVVDNGKVEELTLHNEEQEGEIRELKKRVEEFEQKYYQVENESKTRLKEGEDSQRKVIELQEIIERLELNLSTLESENQVLRQQALVASTNEDLSNEMTILKSKIGELESENELLRSQKVIVEQIASPKQVQLQSRCFDNGHHKEEHYQPTKAENETAKEPEPLLLPILTRQRSTTDRQQENQDVLIKCLIEDKRFDNSRPVAACIVYRALLHWRSFEAEKTNIFDRIIHMIRSSIENQDNIKDLAYWLSTTSTLLFLLQNTIKASNAPNMTSHRNRTSPTTLFGRMAQGFRISSMGMGTSSGYSGMEGKPTIRSRIEAKYPALLFKQHLTACVEKIYGMIRDSLKKEISPFLNLCIQQAPRMTRAKAIRASSKSIHSSIVAKQQASNIHWQSIVNNLDHTLTILSENHVPCLILKKLFSQVFSFINVQLFNSLLLRRECCSFSNGEYVKLGLQELEHWCTKATDQFAGSSWDELQHIRQAVGFLVLHQKSQKSLDEITNELCPMLSIPQIYRIGTMFWDDKYGTQGLSSEVIGKMRALMAEESISMPNNSFLLDVDSSIPFTLEEMSRSFLDMSISNVDPPPLLRQRSDFNFLLQPTD
- the LOC127802060 gene encoding myosin-12 isoform X2, with amino-acid sequence MGTPVNIIVGSHVWAEDPEAAWIDGEVIEIKGTNATIVTTNGRTITADISSVYPKDTEAPPAGVDDMTKLAYLHEPGVLCNLASRFALNEIYTYTGNILIAVNPFRRLPHLYDIHMMEQYKGAAFGELSPHLFAVADACYRAMINEHGSQSILVSGESGAGKTETTKMLMRYLAFMGGRSCTEGRTVEQQVLESNPVLEAFGNAKTVKNNNSSRFGKFVEIQFDKHGKISGAAVRTYLLERSRVCQVSDPERNYHCFYMLCAAPAEDVKKFKLGDPRTFHYLNQTNCYEVANVDDAREYLETRNAMDVVGICPEEQDAIFRVVAAILHLGNIEFIKGNEMDSSKLKDEKSCYHLQTAAELLMCDEKALEDSLCKRVIVTPDGNITKPLDPASAATSRDALAKTIYSRLFDWIVDKINNSIGQDPDAKSIIGVLDIYGFESFKINSFEQLCINLTNEKLQQHFNQHVFKMEQEEYTREEIDWSYVEFVDNQDVLDLIEKKPGGIIALLDEACMFPKSTHETFAQKMYQTYKGHKRFSKPKLARTDFTINHYAGDVVYQADQFLDKNKDYVVAEHQALLNASKCSFVANLFPPLPEETSKQSKFSSIGTRFKQQLQALMETLSTTEPHYIRCVKPNTVLKPGIFENYNVLNQLRCGGVLEAIRISCAGYPTKRTFDEFLDRFGMLAPDVLDGSDEKSACIAICDRMGLKGYQIGKTKVFLRAGQMAELDARRTEVLANAARHIQRQIRTYLTRKEFITLRGATIHMQKLWRAQLARKLYEYMRKEAASIRVQKHVRAHAARKSYTNSQASAIAIQTGLRAMTARNEYRHRRRNKAATLVQTQWRRYHALTAYKQHKKATLALQCLWRSRVARRELRKLRMEARETGALKEAKDKLEKRVEELTWRLEFEKHLRVDLEEAKGQEIAKLQSAFQDMQGKLDEAHAAIIREKEAAKLAIEQAPPVIKEVPVVDNGKVEELTLHNEEQEGEIRELKKRVEEFEQKYYQVENESKTRLKEGEDSQRKVIELQEIIERLELNLSTLESENQVLRQQALVASTNEDLSNEMTILKSKIGELESENELLRSQKVIVEQIASPKQVQLQSRCFDNGHHKEEHYQPTKAENETAKEPEPLLLPILTRQRSTTDRQQENQDVLIKCLIEDKRFDNSRPVAACIVYRALLHWRSFEAEKTNIFDRIIHMIRSSIENQDNIKDLAYWLSTTSTLLFLLQNTIKASNAPNMTSHRNRTSPTTLFGRMAQGFRISSMGMGTSSGYSGMEGKPTIRSRIEAKYPALLFKQHLTACVEKIYGMIRDSLKKEISPFLNLCIQAPRMTRAKAIRASSKSIHSSIVAKQQASNIHWQSIVNNLDHTLTILSENHVPCLILKKLFSQVFSFINVQLFNSLLLRRECCSFSNGEYVKLGLQELEHWCTKATDQFAGSSWDELQHIRQAVGFLVLHQKSQKSLDEITNELCPMLSIPQIYRIGTMFWDDKYGTQGLSSEVIGKMRALMAEESISMPNNSFLLDVDSSIPFTLEEMSRSFLDMSISNVDPPPLLRQRSDFNFLLQPTD